Genomic segment of Cryptomeria japonica unplaced genomic scaffold, Sugi_1.0 HiC_scaffold_2462, whole genome shotgun sequence:
TGTCACATGGTTCAATACAATTCATTCCCTTCTTTTTACGTTTTCTTCCAAATTTACCTCCACAATTTTtcttaatcaactaaaataaataCCCATATCCGCAATTCATGTAATTACACAACATATGAACATGAGAAAGGGTAATATATTCAAACTTTTAAATTTTATCCACAATAACAATATATTTATTCTTGATAAGAGTTTAAATATAATCTCTAAACTTAAAATAATTGAAGTTGGAATGAAGAACACTATAAAATGGGAGCaacaatcattgaaagacaaaTAAGAAAGAACATGTCATTTTTTGTCAAAAAgcaattctattcaaaatttcttaGCCTTATATAGATTGACATGTTCAATAATTTTCTATTTGTTGAATagcattttcttcatttttgaacAATTTCTTTTAATAGTCACATGTCATATTCCAAATATTATTTTTAtgcttattaaaatatttaataaaagatgATTTCGACAAACAATAATATATTGATGTGTAATTACATCTCTCATTGATTACTTTTGATAGAAAACCTTTTTCTTCAAATATTTTGTAATAAACTTATTGaaaacaaaaatatcataaaaagacttaacttttaaaaaaatatacaaacaCTTTCAAAGGATCGTGTGCTGACGActaatcaaaataaactaaattataACATAGGACCTTACTCTTGACCATGCAATTGTTTAATTACGTTGGATTTGGGTGTAGATTGAATTGGTCAATTACACATTTACGAAAACGAAAATGAACAGTTCCCCATTCATGGGGATTCCTAGGACAGACTTTCTTTCCTattaaagaaacaaaaataaataaataacgtaGAGAGATCTACAATAACGTGGATGATGACCCGGCTTGATTCAAAATATTTAACCAGTAACCAAAGCCATCGCAatcatcatcattactctgcaACTCTAGATTATTGAGTATATGGTGATCTTTGTCTGCATCATCCATGCAGCTCAAGAAATTGTGAGCTTCCCACATTACTTCATATGTGCTTATTTCGGTTTCATGATTATATCTAATTGGCTCATCAGAAGAATTTGTACAACTGGATTCAAACCAATCTAAACTTGAACTTGAATCTCCATTTACAAACTCCCTGTCTATACTATTTATAGATGAAAGGATTCCGCTTGACAGATTGTATGAATCATAGAATGTGTCCGAAGAATTAGAAATTCTGGTGGGAAAATCAACCATGGCCTTTGCCCGAATTAGACCTGAATTGCCCTCCTCCATTGATGGACTTTTCTCACTACAGTGGGAGTAATCAAGCGAGATAAGATTGTGCTCCGCCTTGGGTGACTTTGAATGATGTGTTACTGGATCGAGTCCCACTCTTGAAACCCGCTTCTTCAAGCGAGTATTCCACACATTCTTTATCTCGTTATCTGTTCTTCCAGGCAGACGT
This window contains:
- the LOC131046310 gene encoding transcription factor MYB13-like; amino-acid sequence: MGRAPCCDKIGLNKGPWSPQEDRILIHFIRMNGHGNWRAVPKQAGLLRCGKSCRLRWVNYLRPEIKHGNFTSEEEETIIKLHQLLGNRWSAIASRLPGRTDNEIKNVWNTRLKKRVSRVGLDPVTHHSKSPKAEHNLISLDYSHCSEKSPSMEEGNSGLIRAKAMVDFPTRISNSSDTFYDSYNLSSGILSSINSIDREFVNGDSSSSLDWFESSCTNSSDEPIRYNHETEISTYEVMWEAHNFLSCMDDADKDHHILNNLELQSNDDDCDGFGKKVCPRNPHEWGTVHFRFRKCVIDQFNLHPNPT